One window from the genome of Babylonia areolata isolate BAREFJ2019XMU chromosome 13, ASM4173473v1, whole genome shotgun sequence encodes:
- the LOC143288863 gene encoding uncharacterized protein LOC143288863, whose product MSKTFTSRPAGVSQRGRGRGRGQSSSTEPAAVVGTTIPPSIAAQPPRGAARGSRGGGGRGGGGGGRGGGGDRGQRTGPGVKGATGGKDSTTSSRSTLQERTSYAGGFTVIRPDEKRRREVTEQAEREARQYEQFRKQNKPTSFSYVGTAGGGEEVSVEEARQQQIRTQAQHSKTSRLVREQERRSQQRQQEDRALADRKEAARNRASLNAQRQNNKEDNNWKSEMKRVNQAFLDRLEAESKRKGALSEDT is encoded by the exons ATGAGTAAGACATTCACGTCACGCCCAGCTGGTGTCAGTCAAAGAGGACGTGGTCGAGGAAGAGGACAGAGCAGCAGCACCGAGCCAGCTGCTGTAGTTGGCACGACCATCCCTCCGTCCATTGCAGCACAACCACCCCGAGGTGCAGCAAGAGGAAGCAGAGGAGGGGGTGgtcgtggaggtggaggtggtggtcgtggaggtggtggtgacagag GCCAAAGGACAGGTCCAGGTGTGAAGGGAGCCACAGGTGGAAAGGACAGCACCACGTCATCCAGAAGCACACTGCAAGAGCGGACATCGTA TGCTGGTGGCTTCACAGTTATCAGACCTGATGAGAAGCGGCGACGGGAGGTTACAGAGC AGGCTGAGCGGGAGGCCCGGCAGTATGAACAGTTCAGGAAGCAGAACAAGCCCACCAGCTTTTCCTATGTTGGCACGGCTG ggggaggagaagaggtgtCTGTCGAGGAAGCAAGACAACAGCAGATCCGAACCCAGGCTCAGCACAGCAAGACCAGCAGgctg gtgagggagcaGGAACGACGGAGCCAACAGAGACAGCAGGAGGACCGAGCACTGGCGGACAGAAAAGAGGCTGCCAGGAAtcgg GCAAGTCTTAACGCGCAGAGGCAGAACAACAAAGAGGACAACAACTGGAAGTCTGAGATGAAGAG AGTTAACCAGGCTTTTCTGGACCGGTTGGAGGCTGAATCCAAGAGGAAAGGagcattgtctgaagacacatgA